CCGTTGTGTACAATGAACTATTTTTGGGAAATTGAGATGTCGACCAAGTTCTCCATGATCTTTCATGCTTCAAAAGCATTTTTATACTCTTGCTTGTCTCATAGAATAGTTAGCAATAGCCAACTATGGAATGCCATATTGTCATTATTCGACACTGCGTTAAGCATTATTGTGACAGTAGCCTAACATTAACAATGCCACTAACCAGCTGAGCCGGCAAATTTTCACTAAAGAATCTACCAAGGGGAAACAATAATGGGCAAACTTCAGCTGAGGGgtcttttcttttataaaactgCCCTTAGCTCTGCAGTTTGCAGTGCAAATTTCCGGTGCTGTGACAAGACGGGAGGGGTTCTAACAGCTTGAATTCTTGATTCCAAGTTATCACAGCTGGGCCCTGTGTGTTGCTTAGCAGCATTAAGTATTGTTTGAAGGATTTGAAGAGGGTCCCCATGGCCCACAACCAATATTGTACACCTGCAAATTCATCATCTGTTACTATGATGAAAAGCTAAGACTTTGCAACTACAAGCGGTAATCAGGGATGCATGCAACAGAGGGAATGGCTTGAATGTGTTTTTCGTCAACACACACTAGACTACATGTTAAAACTTTAAGCATTTAAAGAAGGCAAAACAAGAAGAATAATTTACCCCTGAAACTGTGCCTCTATGGTTGCAAGAGCCCTTGTGAGTCTAGCCACAACATCATCAACACTTTCTCCACCTTCTGGCCTGTTCAATGGGTCATTCTCATCGAGAGCCCATATCTCTGCATACTGTTTATAACAAAAAGATTAAATGTTAAATGAAATTAAGAACACCACATATGAAAAGAAAATTATGAAATCTTGATTTTAAAATTGATTTAGCTTCATAACTCTATTAAGAAAACTTCAAATGAAAACGAACTTAACAATTTATGTGTCATTACCTTGTCATGTGACTTTAGTTCAAACGAAGGACCAAAGTAACGCTCCCTAAGATCTTCTATAACCTGTCCGACAAAATACAGATTATTGACTATGATGAAATATGTCAACATGACTAATGTTTACAAACAATAGTAGTGCCTCTAAACAGTAAAGTTTCTAAATTTCTCTA
The genomic region above belongs to Humulus lupulus chromosome 1, drHumLupu1.1, whole genome shotgun sequence and contains:
- the LOC133792751 gene encoding phosphoglycerate mutase-like protein 4 codes for the protein MESTTSFLRNRYWVLRHGKSIPNERGLIVSSLENGTCPDYELASEGVNQAQLAGQLFQKELKENNIPLEAVRICYSPFSRTIHTAKVVTSVLGIPFEGDQCKVIEDLRERYFGPSFELKSHDKYAEIWALDENDPLNRPEGGESVDDVVARLTRALATIEAQFQGCTILVVGHGDPLQILQTILNAAKQHTGPSCDNLESRIQAVRTPPVLSQHRKFALQTAELRAVL